From Acidobacteriota bacterium, the proteins below share one genomic window:
- the htpX gene encoding zinc metalloprotease HtpX, whose translation MGNWFRTMVLFAALAGLLMLVGGAVAGQRGAMIAFFISLAINFFSYWFSDKMVLASYQAREVTEAEAPRLHAVVSELSQRAGIPKPRVYRIPDESPNAFATGRNPEHAAVAVTDGIVRLLSEEELKGVLAHELAHVKHRDILIGTVAASIASAIMFIASMARWAAIFGGGRSDDREGGFNPIGLLVAAVVAPIAALLIQMAISRSREYAADAGGASYAGNPYGLAEALKKLDAWSKRVPLQASPATSHMFIVKPFTGGGLFSLFSTHPPIPKRIERLMGMRG comes from the coding sequence ATGGGAAATTGGTTCAGAACGATGGTGCTCTTTGCGGCGCTGGCCGGGCTCCTCATGCTCGTGGGCGGCGCCGTGGCGGGTCAGCGCGGGGCGATGATCGCCTTCTTCATTTCGCTTGCGATTAATTTCTTCTCCTACTGGTTTTCCGACAAGATGGTCCTGGCCTCCTACCAGGCCAGAGAAGTGACGGAGGCCGAGGCCCCGCGCCTGCACGCGGTAGTGAGCGAGCTCAGTCAGCGGGCCGGAATCCCCAAGCCACGGGTGTACCGGATCCCCGACGAGAGCCCCAACGCCTTCGCCACGGGGCGCAACCCCGAGCACGCGGCGGTGGCGGTGACGGACGGCATCGTCCGCCTCCTTTCGGAGGAGGAACTCAAGGGCGTACTGGCCCACGAACTCGCCCACGTGAAGCACCGCGACATCCTCATCGGCACGGTGGCCGCCTCCATCGCCTCGGCGATCATGTTTATCGCGAGCATGGCTCGGTGGGCCGCCATCTTCGGCGGCGGCCGAAGCGACGACCGCGAAGGCGGCTTCAATCCCATCGGTCTGCTCGTCGCGGCCGTGGTGGCGCCCATCGCCGCGTTGCTCATCCAGATGGCGATCTCCCGATCCCGGGAATACGCCGCCGATGCGGGCGGGGCCTCCTACGCCGGAAACCCGTATGGCTTGGCGGAGGCGCTCAAGAAGCTGGACGCCTGGTCCAAGCGGGTTCCCCTGCAGGCGAGCCCCGCCACGTCCCACATGTTCATCGTCAAGCCGTTCACCGGGGGCGGCCTGTTCAGCCTGTTCTCCACGCACCCGCCGATCCCCAAGCGGATCGAAAGGCTCATGGGAATGAGGGGCTGA